A genomic region of Homo sapiens chromosome 4, GRCh38.p14 Primary Assembly contains the following coding sequences:
- the LOC124900647 gene encoding collagen alpha-1(I) chain-like isoform X1 — MGQERGGHGKDVEGAWEGCGGGMGRMWGVWEGCRGRGKDVGGVGRTWAVWEGRGGWCGKDVGGGVGRTWGGGVGRTWGGGVGRTWGGSVGRTWGTVWEGCGGCGKDVRVAWKGRGGAVGITRGWRGPCSLSLFFGRGCQYVEPRGVPCGPAAVPTFPAATSFEVALPEAPQDVSGELRPDFGHSRQCLWGERHPPAGLPPPPAPRRQMGSSKGLRRGVRASSAKAMSLGGGPVRVAGKRTNGAHPQVPIEGPLQRRFKEPSPRVGGLGPAPGGQRRPQAWRTGWSGWRALQGEWEETGKPGRGSAGRRQGCVGQGGLHSLASSWPGWAPSSSLGQLRRRPREESPCSGPRDLLPSLESLSWPRCRDTLPSLAGGLVSAGRGGNVGQRFQVWPGARGSGRKNTQRGLPGRGLTSQPAVPTPQPAEASPHSRRLQRHSRRLQPRSRRLQPRSRRLQPRSRRLQPRSRRPHLTAGGSNPAAGGSNPAAGGSNPAAGVSNPAAGGSNPAAGGSNPAAGGSGLRTTGRAPQAAPPPGLCPHRRPLEMARGWCP, encoded by the coding sequence ATGGGACAAGAACGTGGGGGGCATGGGAAGGATGTGGAGGGGGCATGGGAAGGATGTGGAGGGGGCATGGGAAGGATGTGGGGGGTGTGGGAAGGATGTAGGGGGCGTGGGAAGGACGTGGGGGGTGTAGGAAGGACATGGGCGGTGTGGGAAGGACGTGGGGGGTGGTGTGGGAAGGACGTGGGGGGTGGCGTGGGAAGGACGTGGGGGGGTGGCGTGGGAAGGACGTGGGGGGGTGGCGTGGGAAGGACGTGGGGGGGCAGCGTGGGAAGGACGTGGGGGACGGTGTGGGAAGGATGTGGGGGGTGTGGGAAGGACGTGCGGGTGGCGTGGAAAGGACGTGGGGGAGCTGTGGGAATAACACGGGGGTGGCGTGGGCCCTGCTCCCTGTCCCTCTTCTTTGGACGAGGCTGCCAGTATGTGGAACCCAGGGGGGTGCCCTGTGGCCCAGCAGCTGTTCCCACCTTCCCTGCAGCCACAAGCTTTGAAGTGGCCTTGCCAGAGGCCCCACAGGACGTCTCCGGGGAGCTGCGGCCAGACTTTGGGCACAGCAGGCAGTGCCTATGGGGAGAGAGACACCCTCCGGCcggcctccctccacccccagccccacgaCGGCAAATGGGCTCCTCCAAGGGTCTTCGGCGAGGTGTGCGGGCCTCTTCTGCCAAGGCCATGTCATTGGGAGGTGGCCCAGTCAGGGTGGCAGGAAAAAGGACCAACGGGGCTCACCCGCAGGTCCCGATAGAGGGACCACTTCAGAGGCGGTTCAAGGAGCCGAGCCCCAGGGTGGGAGGCCTGGGACCAGCCCCCGGGGGACAGCGACGGCCCCAGGCCTGGAGGACCGGATGGAGCGGCTGGCGTGCCCTGCAGGGGGAGTGGGAAGAAACGGGGAAGCCGGGCCGCGGTAGCGCAGGCCGCAGGCAGGGCTGTGTGGGACAGGGCGGCTTGCACAGCTTAGCTTCTTCCTGGCCCGGGTGGGCTCCGTCCTCTTCTCTGGGCCAGCTGCGCCGGAGGCCCCGGGAAGAGTCCCCCTGCTCTGGCCCGCGGGACCTGCTCCCCAGCCTGGAAAGTCTGAGCTGGCCCCGCTGCCGGGACACCCTCCCCAGCCTCGCTGGTGGCCTGGTTTCTGCCGGGCGCGGGGGGAATGTGGGTCAGCGTTTCCAAGTCTGGCCCGGGGCCAGAGGCAGTGGAAGGAAAAACACTCAGCGGGGGCTGCCTGGCAGAGGCCTCACCTCACAGCCGGCGGTTCCAACCCCGCAGCCAGCAGAGGCCTCACCCCACAGCCGGCGGCTCCAACGCCACAGCCGGCGACTCCAACCCCGCAGCCGGCGGCTCCAACCCCGCAGCCGGCGGCTCCAACCTCGCAGCCGGCGACTCCAACCCCGCAGCCGGCGGCCTCACCTCACAGCCGGCGGTTCCAACCCCGCAGCCGGCGGCTCCAACCCCGCAGCCGGCGGCTCCAACCCCGCAGCCGGCGTCTCCAACCCCGCAGCCGGCGGCTCCAACCCCGCAGCCGGCGGCTCCAACCCCGCAGCCGGCGGCTCAGGGCTCAGGACCACAGGGAGGGCGCCCCAggcagctcctcctcctgggctctgcCCCCACCGCCGTCCTCTGGAGATGGCCCGAGGCTGGTGCCCATGA